A portion of the Ascaphus truei isolate aAscTru1 chromosome 14, aAscTru1.hap1, whole genome shotgun sequence genome contains these proteins:
- the LOC142465726 gene encoding solute carrier family 22 member 6-B-like isoform X2: MAFQELLVMVGGMGRYQIIHVVLLCLPVLMFASHNLIQNFTAAIPGHRCRLNGSWEEKVGGNITGGLVVLRDFLPMDSMRKTSTCLRFTSPQLQMLHNATANVSTIQMESCTDGWVYDRTEFSSTIITKWNLVCDRRRMRQLAQSIYMAGVLFGSIVFGGLSDKFGRKPLNIWSHLQMAVSGTCVAFAPNYILYCVFRFLTGTALSGILLNSYSLIVEWIPTGNRAFTSTATGYCYTMGQLVLVGLAFLIRDWHWLQLAASLPFFFFFLYSWWIPESARWLVLSGEPDQAIKLLKNVAKINGKKEEGENLTLEILKSNMQREINAVKTTYSVVDLVRTPMVRRISWCISSAWFSTSFAYYGLAMDLQNFGLNIYLIQVIFGAVDIPAKFVSYFVMTYVGRRVLQAATLILAGTAILVNIFVPQEFPNVRTSMAVFGKGCLAASFNCLFLYTGELYPTVIRQSGMGLGTMMARLGGIIAPLAQMTADYYHHLPLIIYGSCPIISGIAACLLPETLGFALPETIEEVERSGLVKRDSQGSEKIPLKATELVNIKIEAGN; encoded by the exons ATGGCTTTTCAGGAGCTTTTGGTGATGGTGGGTGGGATGGGGCGTTACCAAATCATACATGTTGTCCTACTGTGCCTCCCCGTGTTGATGTTTGCCAGCCACAACCTTATACAGAACTTCACAGCTGCCATTCCTGGTCACCGCTGCAGGCTCAATGGGTCGTGGGAGGAGAAAGTGGGGGGCAATATTACGGGGGGTCTGGTTGTGCTACGGGATTTCCTTCCTATGGATTCCATGAGAAAGACTTCCACCTGCTTGAGGTTCACTAGCCCCCAGCTTCAGATGTTACACAACGCTACTGCTAATGTTAGCACCATACAGATGGAATCCTGCACAGATGGCTGGGTGTACGATCGCACCGAGTTTTCATCTACAATTATAACCAAG TGGAACCTCGTCTGTGATCGCCGCAGAATGAGGCAGTTGGCTCAGTCTATTTACATGGCTGGGGTGCTTTTTGGGTCTATCGTATTTGGGGGTCTCTCAGACAA GTTCGGTCGCAAACCATTGAATATCTGGTCACACCTGCAGATGGCTGTGAGCGGAACCTGTGTGGCGTTTGCACCAAACTACATACTCTACTGTGTCTTTCGCTTCCTTACCGGAACTGCGCTCTCCGGGATTTTGCTCAACTCCTACTctctaa TTGTCGAGTGGATCCCCACGGGGAATCGTGCCTTCACCAGCACAGCCACAGGGTACTGCTATACCATGGGTCAGCTGGTCCTGGTGGGGCTGGCGTTCCTGATCCGGGATTGGCACTGGCTGCAGTTGGCAGCATCTCTGccattcttcttcttctttttgtaTTCCTG GTGGATCCCTGAGTCCGCCCGCTGGCTTGTTCTCTCTGGGGAACCCGACCAGGCTATCAAGTTGCTGAAAAATGTAGCCAAGATTAATGGGAAGAAAGAAGAGGGGGAGAATCTCACACTGGAG ATTCTTAAGTCTAACATGCAGAGAGAAATCAATGCTGTTAAGACTACTTATTCTGTGGTAGACTTGGTTAGGACACCTATGGTGAGACGGATATCCTGGTGTATATCTTCTGCTTG GTTCTCCACCAGCTTTGCCTATTATGGGCTGGCAATGGACCTGCAAAATTTCGGCCTCAACATCTACCTTATCCAGGTAATCTTCGGTGCAGTTGACATCCCGGCTAAATTTGTCTCCTACTTTGTGATGACGTATGTTGGCCGCCGCGTCCTGCAAGCTGCCACCCTGATCCTGGCCGGAACTGCTATCTTGGTCAACATATTTGTGCCCCAAG AGTTTCCAAATGTGCGAACCTCCATGGCTGTTTTTGGGAAGGGATGCCTGGCTGCATCGTTCAACTGTCTGTTTCTGTACACCGGAGAATTGTACCCAACTGTCATCAG ACAGTCAGGCATGGGACTGGGTACAATGATGGCTCGGCTGGGTGGTATCATTGCTCCACTGGCTCAGATGACCGCAGATTATTACCATCACCTCCCACTCATTATTTACGGCAGCTGTCCCATCATTTCCGGTATTGCTGCCTGTTTGCTTCCAGAGACACTTGGTTTCGCTCTGCCTGAGACCATAGAGGAGGTGGAGAG ATCTGGTCTGGTGAAGAGAGACTCACAGGGCAGTGAGAAGATACCTTTAAAAGCCACAGAATTGGTCAATATCAAAATCGAAGCTGGAAACTGA